From one Streptomyces mobaraensis genomic stretch:
- a CDS encoding GAF domain-containing sensor histidine kinase, producing MDPVAVATEATRGLQGMSTELTGRVPQLLEAMRSVGTGLELHSTLDRIARTAAELAGARYAAIAVNGAADPSGEGLADFVTYGVPDADTADQDVRGGEPSADREVLDALLRHAGRRTAEGVPEGVPGDVLAVPIRVQGEVFGNLYLAGKLGGGAFGVADLHMVKILATEAGIAIGNARVYEQGRQRMRWIDGSVAVTTALLSGGDAEDALAVVAEQARRLAEADAGIVLLPDGEGGLEIVVVSADDPTGLMGTVMPPHSPVVSQLLAGEPVFIDDSATDPRMITAVAPRFGPSMLLPLRSGGRVLGTLAIPRRRGARRYTATERTLAAQFAAQAALALVLAEAQRDRERLAVYEDRDRIARDLHDLVIQRLFATGLLLESAQRRAVVPEVRTTVGQAVDELDRTIQEIRTAIFALQQGPAEAPAGLRTRVLREIGTAAVPLGFQPSVNFVGPVDALVGEGTGKNLIAALREALSNAFRHAHASRIEVVVDVTARLPDGRDAVRLTVADDGIGLPKGGRRSGLRNLAKRAESLGGSCVCGPGLGEAGGGTRVVWEAPL from the coding sequence ATGGACCCGGTGGCCGTCGCCACGGAGGCCACCCGCGGCCTCCAGGGCATGTCCACCGAGCTCACCGGCCGGGTCCCGCAGCTGCTGGAGGCCATGCGGTCGGTGGGCACGGGCCTGGAGCTGCACTCCACCCTCGACCGGATCGCCCGGACGGCCGCCGAACTCGCCGGCGCCCGTTACGCGGCCATCGCCGTCAACGGCGCGGCCGACCCGTCCGGCGAGGGCCTGGCCGACTTCGTCACCTACGGCGTCCCCGACGCGGACACCGCCGATCAGGACGTTCGCGGCGGCGAACCCTCCGCCGACCGCGAGGTGCTCGACGCCCTGCTGCGCCACGCGGGCCGTCGTACGGCGGAAGGCGTTCCGGAGGGTGTGCCGGGCGACGTCCTCGCCGTCCCGATCCGGGTGCAGGGCGAGGTGTTCGGCAACCTCTACCTGGCCGGGAAGCTCGGCGGCGGCGCGTTCGGCGTCGCCGACCTGCACATGGTGAAGATCCTCGCCACGGAGGCGGGCATCGCGATCGGGAACGCGCGGGTGTACGAACAGGGCCGGCAGCGGATGCGCTGGATCGACGGCTCGGTCGCCGTCACCACCGCGCTGCTCTCCGGCGGCGACGCCGAGGACGCCCTCGCCGTCGTCGCCGAACAGGCCCGCCGGCTCGCGGAGGCGGACGCGGGGATCGTGCTGCTGCCCGACGGCGAGGGCGGGCTGGAGATAGTGGTCGTCTCCGCCGACGATCCGACGGGGCTGATGGGGACGGTGATGCCGCCGCATAGCCCTGTGGTGTCCCAGCTCCTCGCCGGGGAACCGGTGTTCATCGACGACTCCGCCACCGACCCCCGCATGATCACGGCGGTGGCGCCGCGCTTCGGCCCGAGCATGCTGCTGCCGCTGCGCAGCGGCGGGCGGGTGCTCGGCACCCTGGCCATCCCGCGCCGCCGGGGCGCCCGGCGGTACACGGCCACCGAACGCACCCTGGCCGCCCAGTTCGCCGCCCAGGCCGCGCTCGCGCTCGTCCTGGCCGAGGCACAGCGCGACCGGGAGCGGCTCGCGGTCTACGAGGACCGCGACCGGATCGCCCGCGACCTGCACGACCTCGTCATCCAGCGGCTGTTCGCCACCGGCCTGCTGCTGGAGAGCGCGCAGCGCAGGGCCGTGGTGCCGGAGGTGCGGACGACCGTGGGGCAGGCCGTGGACGAACTGGACCGGACCATTCAGGAGATCCGGACGGCGATCTTCGCCCTCCAGCAGGGCCCGGCCGAGGCGCCCGCCGGGCTGCGGACCCGCGTCCTGCGGGAGATCGGCACGGCCGCCGTCCCGCTGGGCTTCCAGCCGTCCGTGAACTTCGTCGGCCCGGTGGACGCGCTGGTCGGCGAGGGTACGGGCAAGAACCTCATCGCCGCGCTGCGGGAAGCGCTGTCCAACGCCTTCCGGCACGCGCACGCCTCGCGGATCGAGGTCGTCGTCGACGTGACGGCCCGGCTGCCGGACGGCCGCGACGCCGTCCGCCTCACCGTCGCCGACGACGGCATCGGCCTCCCGAAGGGCGGCCGGCGCAGCGGCCTGCGCAACCTCGCCAAGCGGGCGGAGTCACTGGGGGGCTCGTGCGTGTGCGGGCCGGGGCTGGGGGAGGCGGGCGGGGGGACGCGGGTGGTGTGGGAGGCGCCGCTTTAG
- the cydB gene encoding cytochrome d ubiquinol oxidase subunit II has product MHLHDFWFLLIAVLWIGYFFLEGFDFGIGVLTKALARDRTERRVLINTIGPVWDANEVWLITAAGATFAAFPDWYATLFSGFYLPLLAVLVCLIVRGVAFEYRHKRTGERWQRNWEHAIFWCSLIPAFLWGVAFANIVRGVPIGPDKNYSGGLLDLLSPYALLGGLFTLVLFTFHGALFAALKTVGDIRHRARTFAGVSGLAAGALAVAFLAWTQAESGNGRSLPALVVAVAALAAALVMNRLGREGWAFALSGLTVVAAFAMIFLALFPDVMPSSTDARWSLTVTNAASSPYTLKIITWVAGFMTPVVVAYQAWTYWVFRKRIGTQHIPAAH; this is encoded by the coding sequence ATGCACCTCCACGACTTCTGGTTCCTGCTGATCGCCGTCCTGTGGATCGGCTACTTCTTCCTCGAAGGCTTCGACTTCGGCATCGGCGTGCTCACCAAGGCGCTGGCCAGGGACCGCACCGAGCGGCGCGTCCTGATCAACACCATCGGTCCCGTCTGGGACGCCAACGAGGTGTGGCTGATCACCGCGGCGGGTGCCACCTTCGCGGCCTTCCCCGACTGGTACGCCACCCTCTTCAGCGGCTTCTACCTGCCGCTGCTCGCCGTCCTGGTCTGCCTGATCGTGCGCGGCGTCGCCTTCGAGTACCGCCACAAGCGCACCGGTGAGCGCTGGCAGCGCAACTGGGAACACGCCATCTTCTGGTGCTCGTTGATCCCCGCCTTCCTCTGGGGCGTCGCCTTCGCCAACATCGTGCGCGGTGTGCCGATCGGGCCCGACAAGAACTACTCGGGCGGCCTGCTCGACCTGCTGAGCCCTTACGCCCTGCTCGGCGGCCTCTTCACCCTCGTCCTCTTCACCTTCCACGGGGCGCTGTTCGCCGCGCTGAAGACCGTCGGCGACATCCGGCACCGGGCGCGGACCTTCGCCGGGGTCTCCGGCCTGGCCGCGGGCGCCCTCGCGGTGGCCTTCCTGGCCTGGACCCAGGCCGAGTCGGGCAACGGTCGCAGCCTGCCCGCGCTCGTCGTGGCCGTGGCGGCCCTGGCCGCCGCGCTGGTGATGAACCGGCTCGGCCGGGAGGGCTGGGCGTTCGCCCTGTCCGGCCTGACCGTCGTGGCCGCCTTCGCCATGATCTTCCTCGCCCTCTTCCCGGACGTCATGCCCTCCTCCACCGACGCCCGGTGGAGCCTCACCGTCACCAACGCCGCCTCCAGCCCCTACACGTTGAAGATCATCACCTGGGTCGCGGGCTTCATGACGCCCGTGGTCGTGGCCTACCAGGCGTGGACGTACTGGGTGTTCCGCAAGCGGATCGGCACCCAGCACATCCCCGCGGCGCACTAG
- the cydD gene encoding thiol reductant ABC exporter subunit CydD — MKPVDPRLLRHASATRRFLAASVLLGLVGAGLVIAQAMLIADTVTGAFRHGRSPGDLAVPLALLAATAAGRALVAWLTELAAHRASAAVKSRLRTRLLGHAARLGPGAVHTGELTTLATRGVDALDDYFARYLPQLGLAAVVPVAVVARIAGADWLSALIIVLTLPLVPLFMVLIGWVTQSRMDRQWRLLERLSGHFLDVVAGLPTLKVFGRAKAQAASIRAITSDYRRATLRTLRIAFLSSFALELLSTLSVALVAVGIGMRLVHGELDLYTGLLVLVLAPEAYLPLRQVGTHYHAAAEGLAAADRVFAVLETAPPAAGTRPAPDARGAVLTVDRLVVRHPGRERPSLAETSFEVRPGETVALTGPSGVGKSTLLNVLLGFARPTSGRVSVGGTDLSSLSPESWRDQVAWVPQRPHLFAGTVAENVRLARPDATDAQVREALRAAGALDFVSMLHHGTDTRLGEDGAGLSAGQRQRLALARAFLADRPVLLLDEPTANLDGETEAAVVEAVRRLATGRTVLLVVHRPALLAVADRVVRLERDGAERDDAEGEVARRVGREGSVAQRGSAVHEGSAVYDGSTLREGSAVCNGSTIREGSTVREEPAENVSPLPLPLPLPLPLRTATSAAAAPTASPPQPSAPTPAGASTPSPLARVRAEGRPFRSRFLLALLLGSLALGSATGLMAVSGWLISRASQQPPVLYLMVAVTATRTFGIGRSVFRYAERLVSHDAVLRALAGLRVSVYRRLERLAPAGLRDVRRGDLLSRLVSDVDALQDYFLRWLLPLGSAVLVGAASVGLTAWLLPEAGAVLAVGLLTAGAAVPLLSAAVARRAERRLAPARGELSAHVVDLLAGTAELTVAGALPARLARLRRADGVLTGIARRASAATALGAGLTALACGLTVAGAAWAGVAAVHDGRLDGVRLAVVVLLPLAAFEAVTGLPLAVQHRQRVRRSAERVYEVLDAPEPVRDGTEPAPPSPFPLRLTGLTAAYPGSAAPALRGVDLELTAGRRVAVVGRSGAGKTTLAQVLLRFLDTDGGTYTLAGRDASRMDGDGVRRLVGLCAQDAHLFDSSLRENLRLARPGASDAHLRRALADARLLEWVDSLPQGLDTPVGEHGARLSGGQRQRLALARALLADFPVLVLDEPAEHLDLETADALTADLLAATEGRTTVLITHRLAGLEAVDEVIVLDGGRIVERGGYRELAEADGTFRSMLERERAEHDMVHPPLSLAKGTY, encoded by the coding sequence ATGAAGCCCGTCGACCCCCGCCTCCTCCGCCACGCGTCCGCGACCCGCCGCTTCCTGGCCGCCTCCGTGCTGCTCGGACTCGTCGGGGCCGGCCTGGTCATCGCCCAGGCCATGCTGATCGCGGACACCGTCACGGGAGCCTTCCGGCACGGCCGCTCGCCCGGTGACCTGGCCGTACCCCTCGCCCTGCTGGCCGCCACCGCGGCCGGCCGGGCCCTGGTCGCCTGGCTCACCGAGCTCGCCGCGCACCGCGCCAGCGCCGCCGTCAAGTCCCGGCTGCGCACCCGGCTGCTCGGCCACGCCGCCCGGCTCGGCCCCGGCGCGGTGCACACCGGCGAGCTGACCACCCTGGCCACCCGGGGCGTCGACGCGCTGGACGACTACTTCGCCCGCTACCTCCCCCAGCTCGGCCTCGCGGCCGTGGTGCCCGTCGCCGTCGTCGCCCGTATCGCGGGCGCCGACTGGCTCTCGGCCCTGATCATCGTCCTCACCCTCCCCCTCGTCCCGCTGTTCATGGTCCTCATCGGCTGGGTCACCCAGTCCCGGATGGACCGCCAGTGGCGCCTGCTGGAACGGCTCTCCGGACACTTCCTCGACGTCGTCGCCGGGCTCCCCACCCTCAAGGTCTTCGGCCGGGCCAAGGCCCAGGCCGCGTCGATCCGCGCGATCACCTCCGACTACCGGCGCGCGACGCTGCGCACCCTGCGTATCGCCTTCCTCTCCTCCTTCGCCCTGGAACTGCTGTCCACCCTCTCGGTCGCCCTCGTCGCGGTCGGGATCGGCATGCGGCTCGTCCACGGCGAACTCGACCTCTACACCGGTCTGTTGGTGCTCGTCCTCGCCCCCGAGGCGTACCTCCCGCTGCGCCAGGTGGGCACCCACTACCACGCGGCGGCGGAGGGCCTGGCCGCCGCGGACCGGGTCTTCGCCGTCCTGGAGACCGCGCCGCCCGCGGCGGGCACCCGCCCGGCGCCCGACGCCCGCGGCGCCGTGCTCACCGTCGACCGGCTGGTGGTCCGGCACCCCGGCCGGGAACGGCCCTCCCTGGCCGAGACCTCGTTCGAGGTGCGGCCCGGGGAGACGGTGGCCCTGACGGGCCCCAGCGGCGTCGGCAAGTCGACTCTGCTGAACGTGCTCCTCGGCTTCGCGCGCCCCACGAGCGGGCGGGTGTCGGTCGGCGGTACGGATCTGTCATCGCTCTCCCCCGAAAGCTGGCGGGACCAGGTGGCCTGGGTCCCGCAACGGCCTCATCTCTTCGCCGGCACGGTCGCCGAGAACGTCCGGCTGGCGCGGCCGGACGCCACCGACGCACAGGTGCGCGAAGCACTCCGTGCGGCCGGTGCCCTCGACTTCGTCTCCATGCTGCACCACGGCACTGACACTCGCCTCGGTGAGGACGGTGCCGGTCTGTCGGCCGGTCAGCGCCAACGCCTCGCGCTGGCACGGGCGTTCCTCGCCGACCGGCCCGTCCTGCTCCTCGACGAGCCGACCGCCAACCTCGACGGCGAGACGGAGGCGGCCGTCGTCGAGGCCGTCCGCCGCCTCGCCACCGGCCGGACCGTGCTCCTGGTCGTCCACCGGCCCGCGCTGCTGGCGGTGGCGGACCGGGTGGTGCGGCTGGAACGCGATGGCGCGGAGCGCGACGACGCGGAGGGGGAGGTCGCGAGGCGCGTCGGGCGGGAGGGCTCGGTGGCGCAGAGGGGATCGGCCGTTCACGAGGGCTCGGCTGTCTACGACGGTTCGACCCTCCGCGAGGGGTCGGCCGTCTGCAACGGCTCGACCATCCGCGAGGGCTCGACCGTCCGCGAGGAGCCGGCCGAGAACGTTTCTCCGCTCCCGCTCCCGCTCCCGCTCCCGCTCCCGCTTCGGACCGCCACCTCCGCTGCCGCAGCCCCTACCGCGTCCCCGCCCCAGCCCTCGGCCCCCACCCCGGCCGGCGCCTCAACCCCCTCCCCCCTCGCCCGAGTCCGCGCCGAAGGCCGCCCTTTCCGGTCCCGCTTCCTCCTCGCCCTGCTCCTCGGCAGCCTGGCCCTCGGCAGCGCGACCGGCCTGATGGCGGTCTCCGGCTGGCTGATCTCGCGCGCCTCCCAACAGCCGCCCGTCCTCTACCTGATGGTCGCCGTCACCGCGACCCGCACCTTCGGCATCGGCCGTTCCGTCTTCCGCTACGCGGAGCGCCTGGTCTCGCACGACGCCGTGCTGCGCGCCCTCGCCGGCCTGCGGGTCTCCGTCTACCGGCGGCTGGAGCGGCTGGCCCCCGCCGGGCTGCGGGACGTCCGCCGCGGCGATCTGCTGTCCCGGCTGGTCTCCGACGTGGACGCGCTCCAGGACTACTTCCTGCGCTGGCTGCTGCCCCTCGGCTCGGCCGTCCTCGTCGGAGCGGCCTCCGTGGGCCTCACCGCCTGGCTGCTGCCGGAGGCGGGCGCGGTGCTCGCCGTCGGCCTGCTGACCGCGGGGGCCGCCGTGCCGCTGCTGTCGGCCGCCGTGGCGCGCCGCGCGGAGCGGCGGCTGGCGCCGGCGCGCGGAGAGCTGTCCGCGCACGTGGTCGACCTGCTGGCCGGTACGGCCGAACTGACGGTCGCGGGCGCCCTGCCCGCCCGGCTGGCGCGGCTGCGCCGGGCGGACGGCGTCCTCACGGGCATCGCCCGCCGGGCCTCCGCCGCCACCGCGCTCGGCGCCGGCCTGACGGCCCTGGCCTGCGGCCTCACCGTGGCGGGCGCGGCCTGGGCGGGTGTCGCGGCCGTGCACGACGGGCGGCTGGACGGCGTCCGGCTGGCCGTCGTCGTGTTGCTGCCGCTCGCCGCGTTCGAGGCGGTGACGGGGCTGCCGCTCGCCGTACAGCACCGGCAGCGCGTCCGCCGGTCGGCGGAGCGGGTGTACGAGGTGCTGGACGCGCCGGAACCCGTACGGGACGGTACGGAACCGGCCCCTCCGTCCCCCTTCCCGCTGCGGCTGACCGGGCTCACCGCGGCGTACCCCGGCAGCGCCGCCCCCGCGCTGCGGGGCGTCGACCTGGAGCTGACCGCCGGGCGGCGGGTGGCCGTCGTCGGCCGGTCGGGGGCGGGCAAGACGACGCTCGCCCAGGTGCTGCTGCGCTTCCTGGACACCGACGGCGGCACGTACACCCTCGCGGGCCGGGACGCGTCGCGGATGGACGGCGACGGGGTGCGGCGGCTGGTGGGGTTGTGCGCCCAGGACGCGCACCTCTTCGACAGCTCCCTCCGCGAGAATCTGCGCCTCGCGCGCCCCGGCGCGAGCGACGCACACCTGCGCCGGGCGCTGGCCGACGCGCGCCTGCTGGAGTGGGTGGACTCCCTGCCTCAGGGGCTCGACACGCCGGTCGGCGAGCACGGTGCCCGGCTCTCCGGCGGACAGCGGCAGCGGCTGGCGCTGGCCCGGGCGCTGCTCGCCGACTTCCCCGTGCTGGTACTGGACGAGCCGGCCGAGCACCTCGATCTGGAGACGGCCGACGCGCTCACCGCGGACCTGCTGGCGGCGACGGAGGGCCGGACCACGGTGCTGATCACACACCGGCTGGCGGGGCTGGAGGCGGTGGACGAGGTGATCGTCCTGGACGGCGGCCGGATCGTGGAGCGGGGCGGGTACCGGGAACTGGCGGAGGCGGACGGAACGTTCCGTTCGATGCTGGAGCGGGAACGGGCCGAGCACGACATGGTGCATCCGCCGCTTTCTCTGGCAAAAGGTACTTATTAG
- a CDS encoding cytochrome ubiquinol oxidase subunit I produces MNLALAPETLARWQFGITTVYHFLFVPLTISLAAITAGLETAWVRTGKEKYFHATKFWGKLFLINIAMGVVTGIVQEFQFGMNWSDYSRFVGDVFGAPLAMEALLAFFFESTFIGLWIFGWDKLPKKIHCACIWIVALGTVLSSYFILAANSWMQHPIGYAVDKATGKARLTDIWAVLTQNTTLVVVFHTLTAAFLTGAAFIVGISSFHLWRAKRKRLKGEELGEKQRKQLPAMLASLRVGLVVAVIAGMGTAISGDELGKVMFEQQPMKMAAAEALWESQSPAPFSVFAVGDVSKGHNSVEIEIPGLLSFLAHNNFTETVPGVKDTAAKEAALYGGSPDDYIPSIFMTFWGFRLMIGFGMTSFAAGLVGLWTTRKKFWVAPEYRSGEDEIPRLMLTKRREMNPFLTKWSWRIGILTMGFPLIANSFGWIFTEMGRQPWAVYGLMKTGDAVSPGVGQGEVLTSVLVFTALYAVLAVVEVKLLTKYAKAGPDTDEKPPAKDPRLRFPSGGPGGPGGPGAGGSAAAAEAAEEADKPMTFAY; encoded by the coding sequence GTGAACCTGGCTCTGGCGCCGGAGACGCTGGCGCGCTGGCAGTTCGGCATCACGACCGTCTATCACTTCCTCTTCGTCCCCCTCACGATCAGCCTCGCGGCGATCACCGCTGGCCTGGAGACGGCCTGGGTCCGCACCGGCAAGGAGAAGTACTTCCACGCCACCAAGTTCTGGGGGAAGCTCTTCCTGATCAACATCGCGATGGGGGTGGTCACCGGCATCGTGCAGGAGTTCCAGTTCGGCATGAACTGGTCGGACTACTCCCGCTTCGTCGGTGACGTCTTCGGGGCGCCGCTCGCGATGGAGGCGCTGCTGGCGTTCTTCTTCGAGTCCACCTTCATCGGGCTGTGGATCTTCGGCTGGGACAAGCTGCCCAAGAAGATCCACTGCGCCTGCATCTGGATCGTCGCCCTCGGCACGGTCCTGTCCTCGTACTTCATCCTGGCCGCCAACTCCTGGATGCAGCACCCGATCGGTTACGCGGTCGACAAGGCGACCGGGAAGGCGCGGCTCACCGACATCTGGGCCGTGCTCACCCAGAACACCACCCTGGTGGTGGTCTTCCACACCCTGACCGCCGCGTTCCTCACCGGTGCCGCCTTCATCGTCGGCATCTCCTCGTTCCACCTGTGGCGCGCCAAGCGCAAGCGGCTCAAGGGCGAGGAGCTGGGCGAGAAGCAGCGGAAGCAGCTGCCCGCGATGCTCGCCTCGCTCCGGGTCGGACTGGTCGTGGCCGTGATCGCCGGCATGGGCACCGCGATCAGCGGTGACGAGCTGGGCAAGGTCATGTTCGAGCAGCAGCCGATGAAGATGGCCGCCGCCGAGGCCCTGTGGGAGAGCCAGTCGCCCGCGCCCTTCTCGGTCTTCGCGGTCGGCGACGTGTCCAAGGGGCACAACAGCGTTGAGATCGAGATACCCGGTCTGCTCTCCTTCCTCGCCCACAACAACTTCACCGAGACCGTCCCCGGCGTCAAGGACACCGCCGCCAAGGAGGCGGCGCTCTACGGCGGCAGTCCGGACGACTACATCCCCAGCATCTTCATGACGTTCTGGGGCTTCCGCCTCATGATCGGGTTCGGGATGACGTCCTTCGCCGCCGGTCTCGTCGGGCTCTGGACCACGCGTAAGAAGTTCTGGGTGGCCCCCGAGTACCGCTCCGGCGAGGACGAGATCCCGCGGCTGATGCTCACCAAGCGCCGTGAGATGAACCCCTTCCTCACCAAGTGGTCCTGGCGGATCGGCATCCTCACCATGGGCTTCCCGCTGATCGCCAACTCCTTCGGCTGGATCTTCACCGAGATGGGCCGCCAGCCCTGGGCGGTCTACGGCCTGATGAAGACCGGCGACGCGGTGTCGCCGGGCGTGGGCCAGGGCGAGGTGCTCACCTCCGTGCTGGTCTTCACCGCGCTGTACGCGGTGCTCGCCGTGGTCGAGGTCAAGCTCCTCACCAAGTACGCCAAGGCCGGGCCCGACACGGACGAGAAGCCCCCGGCCAAGGACCCCCGGCTGCGGTTCCCGTCCGGCGGGCCCGGTGGCCCCGGCGGTCCCGGCGCGGGCGGGTCCGCGGCGGCGGCCGAGGCCGCCGAGGAAGCCGACAAGCCGATGACCTTCGCCTACTGA
- a CDS encoding LacI family DNA-binding transcriptional regulator yields the protein MTAAGKHQVSRTETARRGTRQGRAGIRDVAAAGVSITTVSDALNGKGRLPDATRRHVREVADRLGYRPSAAARTLRTGKSGLIGLTVTTYGDEPFTFTEFAYFAEMARAATSAALARGYALVILPATSRHDVWSNVALDGTVVIDPSDHDPVVSELVRQGIPVVSDGRPAGTLPVTAWVDNDHEAAVLGILDHLAAAGARRIGLLTGTSTDTYTRLSTHAYLDWCERSGQDPVYEEYPAHDPCAGAVAADRLLARPDRPDAVYGLFDPNGTDLLAAARRYGLRVPDDLLLVCCSESTVYATTEPPITTLSLKPRRIGTAVVQLLIDAIEGLDHGRPVEQVISTELIIRTSSERRPARGTVGAPRGPGGG from the coding sequence ATGACAGCAGCAGGGAAGCACCAGGTGAGCCGGACGGAGACCGCCCGGCGAGGCACCCGGCAGGGACGGGCGGGCATCCGTGATGTGGCCGCCGCCGGTGTCTCGATCACGACCGTCTCCGACGCGCTCAACGGCAAGGGCCGGCTGCCGGACGCGACCCGCCGCCACGTCCGCGAGGTGGCCGACCGGCTGGGCTACCGGCCGTCCGCGGCCGCCCGCACCCTCCGCACGGGCAAATCGGGCCTTATCGGTCTGACCGTGACCACCTACGGGGATGAACCTTTCACCTTCACCGAGTTCGCCTACTTCGCCGAGATGGCCAGGGCCGCCACCTCCGCCGCACTCGCCCGCGGCTACGCCCTGGTGATCCTCCCGGCGACGTCGCGCCACGACGTCTGGTCCAACGTGGCCCTCGACGGCACGGTGGTGATCGACCCGTCCGACCACGACCCCGTCGTCTCGGAGCTCGTCCGGCAGGGCATCCCCGTCGTCTCCGACGGCCGCCCCGCCGGCACGCTGCCCGTGACGGCCTGGGTGGACAACGACCACGAGGCCGCCGTCCTGGGCATCCTGGACCACCTCGCCGCCGCCGGCGCCCGCCGCATCGGGCTGCTCACCGGCACGTCCACCGACACGTACACCCGCCTCTCCACCCACGCCTACCTGGACTGGTGCGAGCGGAGCGGGCAGGACCCGGTGTACGAGGAGTACCCCGCGCACGACCCGTGCGCCGGCGCGGTCGCGGCCGACCGGCTGCTCGCCCGCCCGGACCGCCCCGACGCGGTGTACGGCCTCTTCGACCCCAACGGCACCGACCTGCTGGCCGCCGCCCGCCGCTACGGCCTGCGCGTCCCCGACGACCTGCTGCTCGTCTGCTGCAGCGAGTCCACGGTCTACGCCACCACCGAGCCGCCGATCACCACCCTGTCGCTCAAGCCGCGGCGGATCGGCACGGCGGTGGTGCAGCTGCTGATCGACGCGATCGAAGGGCTGGACCACGGGCGGCCGGTGGAGCAGGTCATATCCACCGAGCTGATCATCCGGACCTCGTCGGAGCGCCGCCCGGCGCGCGGCACGGTGGGCGCGCCGCGGGGGCCGGGCGGGGGGTGA
- the hisC gene encoding histidinol-phosphate transaminase — protein MTEKTPRLRPALDDVPTYKPGRPAAKDGPVAYKLSANENPYPPLPGVLEGAVAAVGQLNRYPDMACAGLMAELADRFDVPLSHLATGTGSVGVAQQLVQATAGPGDEVIFPWRSFEAYPIVVQVAGATPVPVPLTEDDRHDLDAMAAAITERTRLIFVCNPNNPTGTVVRTAELEAFLDRVPSDVLVVLDEAYIEFIRDADVPNGIDLYRTRPNVCVLRTFSKAYGLAGLRVGFAIAHEPVAAALRKTAVPFGVLQVAQEAAILSLRSEKELWERVDALVAERTRVVEGLLAQGWPLSETQANFVWLRLGEHTEAFAAACERAGVIVRPFAPDGVRITIGETDANTIFLRVAGQFRKEMAL, from the coding sequence GTGACCGAGAAGACCCCCAGGCTGCGTCCGGCCCTGGACGACGTCCCCACCTACAAGCCCGGCCGCCCGGCCGCGAAGGACGGACCGGTCGCCTACAAGCTGTCCGCCAACGAGAACCCGTACCCGCCGCTGCCCGGCGTGCTGGAGGGCGCGGTGGCGGCCGTCGGGCAGCTCAACCGCTACCCGGACATGGCCTGCGCGGGGCTGATGGCCGAACTCGCGGACCGTTTCGACGTGCCGCTCTCCCACCTGGCGACCGGCACCGGCTCGGTGGGCGTCGCCCAGCAGCTCGTCCAGGCCACGGCCGGCCCCGGCGATGAAGTGATCTTCCCCTGGCGCTCGTTCGAGGCGTACCCGATCGTCGTCCAGGTGGCCGGCGCGACCCCGGTGCCGGTGCCGCTGACCGAGGACGACCGGCACGACCTGGACGCGATGGCCGCCGCGATCACCGAGCGGACCCGGCTGATCTTCGTCTGCAACCCCAACAACCCCACCGGCACGGTGGTGCGCACCGCCGAGCTGGAAGCCTTCCTGGACCGGGTGCCCTCCGACGTCCTGGTGGTGCTGGACGAGGCGTACATCGAGTTCATCCGGGACGCGGACGTGCCCAACGGCATCGACCTCTACCGGACCCGGCCCAACGTCTGCGTGCTGCGGACCTTCTCCAAGGCGTACGGGCTGGCCGGGCTGCGGGTCGGCTTCGCCATCGCGCACGAGCCGGTCGCGGCGGCGCTGCGGAAGACCGCGGTGCCGTTCGGTGTGCTGCAGGTGGCGCAGGAGGCCGCCATCCTCTCGCTGCGCAGCGAGAAGGAGCTGTGGGAGCGGGTGGACGCGCTGGTGGCCGAGCGGACCCGGGTGGTCGAGGGGCTGCTGGCGCAGGGGTGGCCGCTGTCGGAGACCCAGGCGAACTTCGTCTGGCTGCGGCTGGGCGAGCACACCGAGGCGTTCGCGGCGGCCTGTGAGCGGGCGGGCGTGATCGTGCGGCCGTTCGCGCCGGACGGGGTGCGGATCACGATCGGCGAGACCGACGCCAACACGATCTTCCTGCGGGTGGCAGGGCAGTTCCGCAAGGAGATGGCGCTCTAG